One Nicotiana tomentosiformis chromosome 4, ASM39032v3, whole genome shotgun sequence genomic window carries:
- the LOC104088806 gene encoding uncharacterized protein, producing the protein MEIAGTRRLTELHELDEFRYHAFESTRLYKERMKMMHDKNILERKFKPGDVVLLYNSRLKLFPGKLKSRWSGPFRVVEMHFAGSIEIASEDGSRKFKVNGQRLKYYQGMVKEDKVISTMYLKDP; encoded by the coding sequence ATGGAAATAGCGGGTACACGTAGACTCACAGAGttgcacgagcttgatgagttccGCTACCATGCATTTGAGAGTACAAGGCTATATAAGGAGAGAATGAAGATGATGCAtgacaaaaatattcttgagcgaAAATTTAAACCTGGAGATGTGGTATTGCTATACAATTCGAGATTGAAGTTGtttccgggcaagttgaagtcaagaTGGTCGGGACCATTTCGTGTGGTAGAGATGCATTTCGCCGGATCCATAGAAATTGCATCAGAAGATGGCTCCCGCAAGTTCAAAGTTAACGGGCAAAGGCTAAAATATTATCAAGGCATGGTTAAGGAAGATAAAGTGATCTCAACTATGTACTTGAAGGATCCTTGA